A genomic region of Fodinisporobacter ferrooxydans contains the following coding sequences:
- the cas1 gene encoding CRISPR-associated endonuclease Cas1: MSENLLPISQVAEILYCPRNFYYRMAEGVDDSNEHTLQGKWDDEKREERLSVKRESGMQTRHIHVSSEQLGIVGILDVLETGKETCIVEFKKGEYRLNQNDDVQLCAQAMAYEDMTATIMDFGYVYYHASHRRRKVFFTEDLRELVLQTIERAREILGEHRVPEPINDARCGGCALQARCMPGEVEYLREIDGKNSENSLANKQRLVRPTPSFRLGRVLYIDEEFAYVKKEGRHLKITKNKEVLREVPIDSVDEVVSLSNVQWTTQAQCLLMTEGIPLTFLHTNGRYVGTVIGSFSKNSLQRIRQFEIHQSPERWKIAASFSKGKLQNMRVMMLRNAKNIHEWNERNEQSTQDPNDDLSDIPQYEACMKQIENAIKKLNSTLDRDEILGWEGIGTKAYFTLFRNWIRPPFVFSGRIRRPPTDPVNALLSFGYSLLAKSIESLVYAVGLDPYIGFLHESQYGRPALALDLMEEFRPVIVDSIVLRAINQRILAADDFEQRENSILLKDSARKTFYKLFDQRLSQEITHPVFHYHVTYRRMMELQVRVLAKTLTGEIPNYIPLKVK, translated from the coding sequence ATGTCGGAAAATCTATTGCCTATTTCCCAAGTTGCTGAAATTTTGTACTGTCCGCGCAATTTTTACTATCGAATGGCTGAAGGGGTCGACGACAGCAATGAACATACGTTGCAAGGCAAATGGGACGATGAGAAGCGGGAAGAACGGTTATCAGTTAAACGGGAAAGCGGAATGCAAACCCGTCACATTCATGTCAGCTCAGAACAGTTAGGTATCGTAGGCATTTTGGATGTACTGGAAACAGGAAAAGAAACATGCATTGTAGAGTTTAAAAAGGGCGAGTATCGGTTGAATCAGAATGACGATGTGCAATTGTGTGCACAAGCTATGGCTTATGAAGACATGACCGCAACCATAATGGATTTTGGTTATGTGTACTATCATGCATCGCATCGAAGGCGTAAAGTCTTTTTCACAGAAGATTTACGGGAATTGGTTTTGCAAACAATTGAAAGGGCTCGAGAAATACTTGGAGAACATAGGGTTCCGGAACCAATCAATGATGCTAGGTGTGGCGGATGTGCATTACAAGCGCGCTGTATGCCAGGAGAAGTAGAGTATCTGCGTGAAATCGATGGGAAAAACAGCGAAAACAGTTTGGCCAACAAGCAGCGTCTTGTACGCCCGACACCTAGTTTCCGGTTGGGGAGAGTGTTATATATAGATGAAGAATTCGCGTATGTCAAAAAAGAGGGAAGGCACCTGAAGATTACAAAAAACAAAGAGGTTTTGCGAGAGGTACCTATCGACAGCGTCGATGAAGTTGTTAGTTTATCGAATGTGCAATGGACGACGCAAGCACAGTGCTTATTGATGACAGAAGGCATCCCATTAACATTTTTGCATACGAACGGCCGATATGTGGGGACTGTAATCGGCTCTTTTTCAAAAAATAGCTTGCAAAGAATTCGGCAGTTTGAGATCCATCAGTCGCCGGAACGCTGGAAGATTGCAGCTTCATTTTCCAAAGGAAAATTGCAAAATATGCGTGTAATGATGCTTCGAAACGCTAAAAACATACATGAATGGAACGAAAGGAATGAACAAAGTACGCAAGATCCAAACGATGATCTGTCAGATATTCCTCAATATGAAGCATGCATGAAACAGATTGAAAACGCTATAAAAAAGCTCAACTCAACATTGGATCGGGATGAGATTCTTGGATGGGAAGGGATTGGCACAAAAGCATATTTCACATTATTTCGGAATTGGATTCGTCCTCCTTTTGTGTTTTCCGGCCGAATTCGAAGACCACCTACAGATCCTGTCAATGCTCTGTTGAGCTTTGGTTATTCGCTGCTAGCGAAATCGATTGAGTCATTGGTCTATGCAGTTGGATTAGATCCTTATATTGGATTTTTGCATGAGTCCCAATATGGAAGACCTGCGCTCGCCTTAGATTTAATGGAAGAGTTTCGACCTGTTATCGTTGATTCCATCGTGTTGCGGGCAATCAATCAGAGAATTCTCGCCGCTGATGATTTTGAACAGCGGGAGAACAGTATTTTATTAAAAGATTCAGCCAGAAAGACGTTTTATAAGTTGTTTGATCAAAGACTTTCTCAGGAGATCACGCATCCCGTTTTTCATTACCATGTAACGTATCGAAGAATGATGGAATTGCAGGTTCGCGTTCTTGCAAAAACGTTAACAGGTGAGATTCCAAATTATATCCCGTTAAAAGTGAAATGA
- the cas2 gene encoding CRISPR-associated endonuclease Cas2: MDKHLTTHYVIVYDIADDRRRNHVVKALKDYAYRVQYSVFEAELKPDSLLKLRRRISKLIHLKEDSVIYYSRCGRCRGEEIREGKTYSVLDDEDWFYV, translated from the coding sequence ATGGATAAACATCTTACAACCCATTATGTGATTGTGTATGACATTGCAGATGACAGACGAAGAAACCATGTTGTAAAAGCTCTGAAAGATTATGCGTATCGCGTACAATACAGTGTTTTTGAAGCCGAGCTAAAGCCCGATTCACTTTTGAAGCTGCGTCGTCGCATCTCAAAATTGATTCATCTAAAAGAAGATAGCGTGATTTATTATTCAAGGTGTGGACGTTGTCGGGGGGAGGAAATTAGAGAAGGCAAGACCTACTCCGTATTAGATGATGAAGATTGGTTTTACGTTTAA
- the csx15 gene encoding CRISPR-associated protein Csx15 has translation MVTIALPGMSALAQVVIIKLHAMSGIFPLVTLPLRDKSKGGKFVWQRPVDLHHVRN, from the coding sequence ATAGTGACCATTGCTTTGCCAGGTATGTCTGCTTTGGCTCAAGTTGTTATTATCAAGTTGCATGCTATGTCTGGAATATTTCCTTTGGTAACGCTCCCTTTACGCGATAAAAGTAAGGGCGGAAAATTTGTATGGCAACGGCCAGTTGATCTTCATCACGTTAGAAACTAA
- the cas6 gene encoding CRISPR system precrRNA processing endoribonuclease RAMP protein Cas6, which produces MLCLWSITLACITEGKVRGNEGEAVHGWLFNNLRNLSPEIASRWHEVQVKPFRVSFKNFSAGKNYVQGDTATLMIGAATFEAVHFIGELIQKIDCVKLGTAIFLMKETSILQQITYDDLIQSSFTSVSTKERKVQFLSPTTFRSEGVHILFPTPELFFSGLGRKFNALYQKPFPPFSINWDREILINRYRLQTTNVSFVKYKIVSFTGDMIFSPTGNNISDYTVSIFKLLCDFANYMGIGYKSTMGLGHVKIV; this is translated from the coding sequence TTGCTGTGCTTATGGTCGATTACACTAGCATGTATAACTGAAGGGAAAGTTAGAGGGAATGAAGGAGAGGCGGTTCATGGATGGTTATTTAATAACTTACGTAATTTAAGTCCAGAGATTGCATCTCGTTGGCATGAAGTGCAAGTGAAACCATTCCGTGTTTCTTTTAAAAATTTTTCAGCGGGCAAGAATTATGTTCAAGGAGATACAGCAACTTTAATGATTGGTGCTGCTACATTTGAAGCAGTTCATTTTATTGGTGAATTAATTCAAAAGATAGATTGTGTGAAATTAGGTACAGCCATTTTTTTAATGAAAGAAACTAGTATTTTACAGCAAATTACATATGATGATTTAATTCAAAGTTCTTTTACATCAGTTTCTACTAAAGAAAGAAAAGTTCAATTCCTTTCACCTACTACATTCAGAAGTGAAGGGGTGCATATATTGTTTCCAACGCCTGAACTGTTTTTTTCTGGATTGGGTCGAAAGTTCAATGCATTATATCAGAAACCATTTCCTCCATTTTCAATTAATTGGGACCGGGAGATTCTCATAAATCGGTATCGATTACAAACAACAAATGTATCGTTCGTAAAATATAAAATCGTTAGTTTTACAGGTGATATGATATTTTCTCCCACTGGTAACAATATTTCTGATTATACGGTTTCAATTTTTAAATTGCTTTGTGATTTTGCAAATTATATGGGGATTGGCTATAAGTCTACAATGGGGCTCGGACATGTGAAAATTGTCTAG
- the cas10 gene encoding type III-A CRISPR-associated protein Cas10/Csm1 produces MKQADIILTAMYFPVFKLFETYLSKESYSAHLSCIQRIQNPFDGKLLIERLKSILTKNSNDEINRLNQTFELVGFHQYSKDPMAMVSVYCHVELEQSFWRRSYYRLSRLNPEAIFADQQTQNMDILRLREHLEDFRKELESLFELQWSTIDQFIVRISNSIQQWLWCIPAPVKGLPMESVSDLCRMAASISACLLQHTDQISILVGDISGIQRYIFDIAASGQKGIARRLRARSMYVALLSEAMSQMITNHFHISPLNVIMSSGGKFYILVPGGEEINDKLDRLQEKLDTWMIANTNGELIINLGWFHFEKDQIRDGDFILEKLNESLLLGKSRPLSGTLIHNQTWYEEKWIIQENKEHGRCIICKKFKIHEKDKSMCRFCYRDHQIGRKLLTARFIAFYHKSHVSGDIEFLDGISVTFHDELPQQNEQTYVVWAFQTVEDKAMIVNLPLLNKMISNHVPWNGNEVLSFDEIAERSKGTKQLGFLKADVDNLGIIMTFGLKKNDKKLRLSVISSLSFMLDMFFSGWLSEQLKIYFPNIYTVFSGGDDLYIIGPWEEITKFSIVLKNSFYKHVCNHPDITISAGLTFAHPKSPIHYQTELTENELENAKEIPSIENNTSRNQVSIFNTSLSWERFALLLEETDKLLNWWQMKKISSSILYRLSSFANDYISYRNGEIGPTYLPWISYMIKQNISRQDTELFQWVSQFIDSKYIDSQEMNPLAYIPVQVKLLQMFKKEEFDNDGRSKIPQ; encoded by the coding sequence ATGAAGCAGGCAGATATAATTTTAACCGCTATGTATTTTCCAGTTTTCAAGCTGTTTGAAACGTATCTCAGTAAAGAATCATATTCTGCACATCTGTCTTGCATACAAAGAATCCAGAACCCTTTTGATGGGAAATTATTAATTGAACGATTAAAGAGCATTTTAACTAAAAATTCAAATGATGAAATTAACCGCTTGAATCAAACATTTGAACTTGTAGGATTTCATCAGTATTCGAAAGATCCCATGGCAATGGTTTCTGTTTACTGTCATGTGGAGCTGGAACAATCGTTTTGGAGACGAAGTTACTATCGGTTGTCTCGTCTAAATCCTGAGGCAATATTTGCAGATCAGCAAACTCAAAACATGGATATTTTACGTTTGAGAGAACACCTTGAGGATTTTAGAAAGGAGTTAGAAAGCCTTTTTGAATTGCAATGGTCTACAATCGATCAATTTATTGTTCGCATCTCAAATTCGATTCAGCAATGGCTTTGGTGTATTCCTGCTCCTGTCAAAGGATTACCAATGGAATCTGTTTCAGATCTTTGTAGAATGGCAGCGTCTATTTCAGCTTGTCTATTGCAGCATACCGATCAGATATCAATTCTAGTAGGTGATATTTCAGGAATACAGCGTTATATATTTGATATTGCTGCCTCAGGTCAGAAAGGTATTGCACGAAGGTTGAGGGCGAGGTCAATGTATGTGGCACTTTTGTCCGAAGCAATGAGTCAAATGATAACCAACCATTTTCACATTAGTCCTTTGAATGTAATAATGTCTTCTGGCGGAAAATTTTATATTCTTGTTCCTGGAGGAGAAGAAATAAATGATAAATTAGATCGATTGCAAGAAAAATTAGACACATGGATGATTGCGAATACAAATGGGGAACTCATTATCAATCTTGGATGGTTTCATTTTGAAAAGGATCAAATTCGAGATGGTGATTTTATTCTTGAAAAACTGAATGAATCATTACTTTTGGGAAAATCACGGCCATTGTCTGGAACGTTAATTCATAATCAAACTTGGTATGAAGAAAAATGGATCATTCAAGAAAACAAAGAGCATGGTCGGTGTATCATCTGTAAAAAGTTTAAGATCCATGAAAAAGACAAGAGCATGTGCAGATTTTGTTACAGAGATCATCAAATAGGCCGCAAATTGCTAACAGCACGTTTTATTGCATTTTACCACAAATCGCATGTTTCTGGAGATATTGAGTTCTTAGATGGTATTTCGGTAACATTTCATGACGAGTTGCCGCAACAAAATGAACAAACCTATGTCGTTTGGGCTTTTCAGACTGTTGAAGACAAAGCAATGATTGTGAATCTGCCATTACTTAATAAGATGATATCTAATCATGTTCCTTGGAATGGCAATGAAGTTTTATCCTTTGATGAAATTGCGGAACGAAGTAAGGGCACAAAACAACTTGGATTTTTGAAGGCCGATGTTGACAATTTAGGAATAATAATGACGTTTGGTTTGAAAAAGAATGACAAAAAATTACGCTTGTCTGTAATCTCTAGCCTAAGTTTTATGTTGGATATGTTTTTTTCAGGTTGGCTTTCGGAACAGTTAAAAATATATTTCCCAAATATTTATACCGTTTTTTCAGGTGGGGACGATCTTTATATTATAGGCCCTTGGGAAGAAATTACAAAGTTTTCAATTGTTTTAAAAAATTCGTTTTATAAGCATGTATGCAATCATCCAGATATTACAATATCAGCAGGATTAACATTTGCTCATCCCAAGTCACCGATCCATTATCAAACAGAACTAACCGAGAATGAACTAGAAAATGCAAAGGAAATACCGTCAATTGAAAATAATACAAGTCGAAATCAAGTAAGCATTTTTAATACTTCGCTCAGTTGGGAACGTTTTGCGTTGTTGTTGGAAGAAACTGATAAACTCTTGAACTGGTGGCAGATGAAAAAAATCTCTTCATCGATACTTTATCGCCTCTCTTCATTTGCTAATGACTATATTTCGTATCGAAATGGTGAAATAGGGCCAACCTATCTACCTTGGATATCTTATATGATTAAACAAAACATTTCACGGCAAGATACCGAATTGTTTCAATGGGTGAGTCAATTCATTGATTCCAAATACATTGACTCTCAAGAAATGAATCCATTGGCATATATCCCAGTTCAGGTTAAATTGTTACAAATGTTTAAAAAGGAGGAGTTTGATAACGATGGCAGATCAAAGATACCCCAATAA
- the csm2 gene encoding type III-A CRISPR-associated protein Csm2, which yields MADQRYPNNYEYLKNGYYTDSSNKRLRRGIIIEDAKRVAEDLVSGKIKMTSTTLRRFYSKLLSAYEKYKSNNDFEGIVNQIEALIPDAEIAVKREVAPYQFKNFIRENVNLASRNPDNLKGFVRHYQSIICFFSEKK from the coding sequence ATGGCAGATCAAAGATACCCCAATAATTATGAGTATTTGAAAAATGGGTATTATACCGATTCGTCAAACAAAAGATTACGGCGTGGAATTATTATTGAAGATGCAAAGCGTGTAGCAGAAGATTTAGTAAGTGGCAAAATTAAAATGACATCAACTACGTTGCGACGATTTTACTCAAAGCTTTTAAGTGCGTATGAGAAATATAAATCAAACAATGATTTTGAAGGGATCGTAAATCAAATTGAAGCATTAATTCCAGATGCTGAGATTGCGGTGAAAAGAGAAGTAGCACCTTATCAATTTAAAAACTTTATTCGTGAAAACGTAAATTTAGCCTCGCGAAATCCTGATAATTTAAAAGGATTTGTAAGACATTATCAAAGCATCATTTGTTTTTTTTCTGAAAAAAAATGA
- the csm3 gene encoding type III-A CRISPR-associated RAMP protein Csm3 yields MKLKQFTKITGIIHCETGLKIGGTKDSIDIGGVDAPIIRHPITRVPYIPGSSLKGKMRSLLESIYSSNTSIYPCGCGTCKVCINFGSLKSTSPTRVLVRDAHMAEKSLAVLKNANEESGMNFVEVKTENFINRSVGKAEKPRVFERVPAETEFHFEISIRIFENDLETDVVNFVLEGLKLVEHDYLGGSGGRGYGKVKFKNVVVETVPLQNYKEDVVDPK; encoded by the coding sequence GTGAAATTAAAACAGTTTACGAAGATTACAGGAATTATACATTGTGAAACGGGACTGAAAATTGGCGGAACTAAGGATAGTATTGACATTGGCGGTGTAGATGCACCAATTATTCGTCATCCTATTACACGTGTTCCATATATCCCCGGATCCTCATTGAAAGGGAAAATGCGTTCTTTACTAGAATCTATCTATTCTTCAAATACGAGTATTTACCCTTGTGGTTGCGGTACGTGCAAGGTATGCATAAATTTTGGTTCTTTAAAATCTACGTCCCCAACTCGTGTACTTGTACGTGACGCCCATATGGCAGAGAAAAGTTTAGCAGTTTTAAAAAATGCTAATGAGGAATCTGGAATGAATTTTGTAGAGGTTAAGACAGAAAACTTTATTAATCGCTCTGTAGGAAAAGCAGAAAAACCTCGGGTATTTGAACGTGTACCTGCTGAAACAGAATTTCATTTTGAAATCAGTATACGAATCTTTGAAAACGATTTGGAGACAGATGTGGTGAATTTTGTACTTGAAGGATTGAAACTCGTCGAACATGATTATCTAGGTGGATCTGGTGGACGTGGATACGGAAAAGTAAAGTTTAAGAATGTTGTTGTAGAAACTGTGCCATTACAAAATTATAAAGAAGATGTGGTTGATCCTAAATGA
- the csm4 gene encoding type III-A CRISPR-associated RAMP protein Csm4, whose amino-acid sequence MILEYQLQFHSPLVGTLDSDMIMGSMAWALLRCEGEQALQSWIDMCKQGNPPFVVSNGFPTGFFPKPMIPFRKKEQPLHKQEQIKEARTNKKLKARKWVSTNLFYEMLNGTFVQMPGMDEPRDFIGQQIHAIIDRTTGTSLTEGGLYETSYRWFSMNISLYFQIFDLSWENRIDDLMKYLEYEGIGAKKSIGYGRFRIITKQHMQVRRINNPNGFVVLSHFVPSRDDSTNGFYKIKTKYGRLGEEFSKGVSVNPFKKPILMIEHGACFYTQKPQKFCGRILSNISFNHTDKVVQMCYGFIMPARLPIIDGNL is encoded by the coding sequence ATGATCCTAGAATATCAGTTGCAATTTCATTCCCCGTTGGTTGGTACTCTTGATAGTGATATGATCATGGGATCGATGGCTTGGGCCTTATTAAGATGCGAGGGGGAACAAGCCTTACAATCATGGATAGATATGTGTAAACAAGGCAATCCGCCGTTTGTTGTATCAAATGGTTTTCCGACAGGTTTTTTTCCAAAACCAATGATTCCTTTTAGAAAAAAGGAACAACCCTTACATAAACAAGAACAAATAAAAGAGGCCCGTACCAATAAAAAGTTGAAAGCTAGAAAATGGGTTAGTACTAACCTTTTCTATGAAATGCTAAACGGTACTTTTGTACAAATGCCTGGTATGGATGAACCAAGGGATTTTATAGGTCAACAAATTCACGCAATTATTGATCGAACAACTGGCACAAGTCTTACTGAAGGTGGACTGTATGAAACGAGTTATCGTTGGTTCTCAATGAATATATCTTTGTACTTTCAAATTTTCGACCTTTCATGGGAAAATCGAATTGATGACTTGATGAAATATCTCGAATATGAAGGAATTGGGGCAAAAAAATCAATAGGTTATGGGAGATTTCGAATTATAACAAAACAACACATGCAAGTGAGACGAATCAATAATCCGAATGGGTTTGTGGTTTTGTCCCATTTTGTTCCTTCAAGAGATGATTCTACTAATGGGTTTTATAAAATTAAAACAAAGTACGGCCGTCTAGGTGAAGAATTTTCGAAAGGTGTATCAGTAAATCCGTTTAAAAAGCCTATATTAATGATCGAACATGGTGCATGTTTTTATACTCAAAAACCGCAGAAGTTTTGTGGTAGAATTCTTTCCAATATTTCTTTTAATCACACAGACAAAGTTGTTCAGATGTGTTATGGGTTTATTATGCCCGCACGTCTACCAATCATTGATGGTAACCTCTGA